The following proteins are encoded in a genomic region of Gossypium hirsutum isolate 1008001.06 chromosome D05, Gossypium_hirsutum_v2.1, whole genome shotgun sequence:
- the LOC107906481 gene encoding uncharacterized protein, translating to MLDRSLQMSLNCPSYLLVRQRTLCYKRLNPVRAMPPSSVILHIDESGKFPESRKTCNSLIASLSIYDGPLLSAPNTVGILGGLSVDSTLNFLRKLVHLSKENEAKCMPFVVCSDPVLNRELSSLERSSSSLCSRNEPSQSDHTRIVENLRSKRVFLEKSGAHCIVMPCHISHSWHDEVFKGCSVHSLHMAECVARELKEAGLKPLEAGSPLRIGVLATDATLKAGFYQEKLQIEGFEVVMPDKATMEHAVIPAIDALNRKDMEGARNLLRIALQVLLVRAVNTVIIASDDMRDVLPRDDPLLKKCIDPMDALARSTIKWAQQAAEEGT from the exons ATGTTGGATAGAAGCTTGCAAATGTCGCTGAATTGCCCATCTTACTTATTAGTTAGGCAGAGAACTCTTTGTTATAAAAGGTTGAATCCAGTTCGTGCTATGCCCCCATCTTCAGTGATCTTACACATTGATGAAAGTGGGAAATTTCCTGAATCTAGGAAAACTTGTAATTCATTAATAGCTTCTTTAAGCATCTATGATGGGCCCTTGCTCAGTGCTCCTAATACTGTGGGAATACTTGGGGGGTTATCTGTTGATTCTACTCTAAATTTCTTGAGAAAATTAGTACATTTGAGCAAAGAGAACGAAGCAAAATGTATGCCTTTTGTTGTTTGCTCTGATCCAGTTTTGAATAGGGAGCTTTCATCACTGGAGAGGAGTTCGTCTTCCCTCTGCAGTAGAAATGAACCTTCACAATCCGATCATACCCGCATTGTCGAAAATCTACGGAGTAAAAGGGTTTTCCTTGAGAAATCAGGAGCTCACTGCATTGTAATGCCTTGCCATATTTCTCACTCATGGCATGATGAAGTGTTTAAGGGGTGTTCTGTTCATTCACTTCACATGGCTGAGTGTGTTGCTAGGGAGCTTAAGGAAGCTGGGTTGAAGCCACTGGAAGCCGGGAGCCCTTTGCGTATCGGGGTTCTCGCCACTGATGCAACTCTAAAAGCAGGGTTTTACCAAGAGAAACTGCAAATTGAG GGGTTTGAGGTTGTGATGCCAGATAAAGCAACCATGGAACACGCTGTAATCCCTGCTATCGATGCTTTAAACAGAAAAGACATGGAAGGAGCACGGAATCTGCTGAGAATTGCTCTCCAGGTTCTTCTGGTTAGGGCGGTTAACACAGTTATCATTGCATCTGATGATATGCGTGATGTTTTGCCTCGGGATGATCCACTTCTTAAAAAATGTATTGACCCTATGGACGCATTGGCCAGGTCAACTATAAAGTGGGCACAGCAAGCTGCGGAGGAAGGTACATAA
- the LOC107906482 gene encoding F-box/kelch-repeat protein At3g61590, producing the protein MWSNLPFDVLAKIFSFLSPDSLARARSTCRHWNACVDTYPIATSFILLSLHHRAWFLALPTRNRGQHCYVHNPVIDNWHLLSLDFLPDPVRPVASIGALILVRPTNCTVLQLALCNPFTRQFRYLPMSNISRTNPAVGVVTLDSVQHGPNPNFRVYVAGGMSEAPRGGAMYELKLEMYDSMDDTWHVVGFVPTEFAVRLTVWTPNESVYSNGVLYWMTSARAYSVMGYEIDGHRWRGFGVPMADKLEFAALLCHNGGLTLVGGASEGEACIWGLKEGDRWGLIQKVPMEMGRKLLGGKSWGSIKCVGSEEAIYLYKELGSGMVVWREMEEKARWAWFWIEGCHSIGGNQVPNLPIKGFFLHPNLFPFTF; encoded by the coding sequence ATGTGGAGCAACCTTCCATTTGACGTTCTAGCTAAGATCTTCTCCTTCCTCTCCCCGGACTCTTTGGCACGTGCCAGATCCACTTGCCGGCATTGGAACGCGTGTGTCGACACCTACCCCATCGCCACCTCCTTCATTCTACTGTCCCTGCACCACCGAGCTTGGTTCTTGGCTCTCCCAACTCGAAACCGTGGCCAACACTGCTATGTCCATAATCCGGTCATCGACAACTGGCACCTGCTCTCACTCGATTTCTTGCCCGACCCGGTACGACCCGTTGCATCCATCGGCGCTCTCATCCTTGTGAGACCAACAAATTGTACAGTTCTTCAATTAGCTCTATGTAACCCTTTTACTAGGCAATTTAGGTACCTTCCAATGTCAAATATCAGTAGAACGAATCCGGCGGTTGGCGTTGTAACATTAGACTCAGTCCAACACGGTCCAAACCCGAACTTCAGAGTTTACGTGGCAGGCGGGATGTCCGAAGCACCACGAGGGGGTGCCATGTACGAACTCAAGCTGGAAATGTACGACTCGATGGACGACACGTGGCACGTCGTGGGGTTCGTGCCAACGGAATTTGCAGTGAGACTAACGGTGTGGACACCAAATGAGAGTGTGTACTCAAACGGGGTTCTCTACTGGATGACTTCAGCCAGAGCTTATAGCGTAATGGGGTACGAGATTGATGGCCACAGGTGGCGAGGATTCGGTGTTCCAATGGCGGACAAGCTTGAATTTGCGGCGCTGTTGTGCCACAACGGTGGGTTGACGCTTGTGGGTGGAGCAAGTGAAGGAGAGGCGTGTATATGGGGGCTGAAGGAGGGGGATAGATGGGGGTTAATCCAAAAGGTGCCAATGGAAATGGGGAGAAAGCTTTTGGGTGGGAAGAGTTGGGGCAGCATTAAATGCGTGGGCAGCGAAGAGGCCATTTATCTGTACAAGGAACTTGGGTCAGGAATGGTAGTCTGGAGAGAAATGGAAGAAAAGGCGAGATGGGCATGGTTTTGGATTGAAGGCTGTCATTCCATTGGTGGTAACCAAGTTCCAAATTTGCCCATTAAGGGTTTTTTTCTTCACCCAAATCTTTTTCCATTTAcattctga
- the LOC107906483 gene encoding probable DNA replication complex GINS protein PSF1 isoform X2: MHGRKAYQLVKEFAGSEKGHLKIFNEELFERVAEECNEHHNALQSLIRKMQEEGLEVQTARNADHYGALVHHLSLIRNKRCLMAYVYNRAEIIRDLAWKVGLLHELPCEIKEKFSDSEEQYFKDHSKSLKMYMSQLSLDVNVDMVPPKDPYIKVRVLEGLGSGIILSDKSANFASHSMHFLKRTDAEQYIARGLMEEMIS; encoded by the exons ATGCACGGCAGAAAGGCGTATCAGTTGGTGAAAGAGTTTGCCGGTAGTGAAAAAGGGCATCTCAAGATTTTCAAC GAAGAGCTGTTTGAACGAGTAGCGGAAGAATGCAATGAGCATCATAATGCACTTCAGTCATTGATAAG GAAAATGCAAGAGGAGGGACTAGAAGTCCAAACAGCTAGAAATGCAGATCATTATGGAGCACTCGTCCATCACCTTTCTTTAATTCGCAACAAGCGTTGCCTAATGGCATACGT TTACAACCGAGCTGAAATTATTCGAGATTTGGCATGGAAGGTAGGGCTGCTTCATGAGCTTCCATGTGAAATTAAGGAGAAGTTCAGTGACTCAGAGGAACAGTATTTCAAAGATCATTCTAAATCTTTGAAAATGTACATGTCACAGCTGAGTCTTGATGTGAATGTG GATATGGTGCCTCCGAAAGATCCCTACATCAAGGTAAGAGTGCTTGAAGGTTTGGGAAGTGGAATAATTCTTAGTGATAAATCTGCCAATTTTGCTAGCCACTCAATGCACTTTCTGAAACGAACTGATGCAGAGCAATACATTGCACGG GGCTTAATGGAGGAAATGATAAGCTGA
- the LOC107906483 gene encoding probable DNA replication complex GINS protein PSF1 isoform X1, with protein sequence MQWKSVPLIGTESWNKEKMGGENAEELEREELFERVAEECNEHHNALQSLIRKMQEEGLEVQTARNADHYGALVHHLSLIRNKRCLMAYVYNRAEIIRDLAWKVGLLHELPCEIKEKFSDSEEQYFKDHSKSLKMYMSQLSLDVNVDMVPPKDPYIKVRVLEGLGSGIILSDKSANFASHSMHFLKRTDAEQYIARGLMEEMIS encoded by the exons ATGCAATGGAAGTCAGTTCCGTTAATCGGGACGGAGAGTTGGAATAAGGAGAAGATGGGCGGAGAAAATGCTGAAGAACTTGAAAGA GAAGAGCTGTTTGAACGAGTAGCGGAAGAATGCAATGAGCATCATAATGCACTTCAGTCATTGATAAG GAAAATGCAAGAGGAGGGACTAGAAGTCCAAACAGCTAGAAATGCAGATCATTATGGAGCACTCGTCCATCACCTTTCTTTAATTCGCAACAAGCGTTGCCTAATGGCATACGT TTACAACCGAGCTGAAATTATTCGAGATTTGGCATGGAAGGTAGGGCTGCTTCATGAGCTTCCATGTGAAATTAAGGAGAAGTTCAGTGACTCAGAGGAACAGTATTTCAAAGATCATTCTAAATCTTTGAAAATGTACATGTCACAGCTGAGTCTTGATGTGAATGTG GATATGGTGCCTCCGAAAGATCCCTACATCAAGGTAAGAGTGCTTGAAGGTTTGGGAAGTGGAATAATTCTTAGTGATAAATCTGCCAATTTTGCTAGCCACTCAATGCACTTTCTGAAACGAACTGATGCAGAGCAATACATTGCACGG GGCTTAATGGAGGAAATGATAAGCTGA